The Methanosphaera stadtmanae DSM 3091 genome includes a window with the following:
- a CDS encoding universal stress protein, whose protein sequence is MFKRILLPIDGSENSKKAADKAIELAKELNSTIIVTNIMDQSVDLSYNEQEAKSNEFIKKIVDLILKNNINVESMVLFGSPMYDIVTIARKSEADSIIMGKQGINYSNSRVIGSFTEATLKNVDLPIILI, encoded by the coding sequence ATGTTTAAAAGAATATTATTACCAATAGATGGTTCAGAAAATTCAAAAAAAGCAGCTGATAAAGCTATTGAACTTGCAAAAGAATTAAATTCCACAATCATTGTTACAAATATCATGGATCAGTCAGTAGATCTGTCATATAATGAACAAGAGGCTAAATCCAATGAGTTTATTAAGAAGATTGTTGATTTAATTCTTAAAAACAATATTAATGTTGAAAGTATGGTTTTATTTGGAAGTCCCATGTATGATATTGTGACTATTGCACGTAAAAGTGAAGCTGATAGTATTATAATGGGAAAACAGGGAATTAATTATTCAAATTCAAGAGTAATTGGTAGTTTTACAGAAGCAACACTTAAAAATGTGGACCTACCAATAATACTCATATAA
- a CDS encoding ATP-binding cassette domain-containing protein: MIKVEHLTKIYKLQDNNRIKALDDVSFEVSDGEIYGIMGLSGSGKSTIMRILRGVEPFDEGCITVDGIEITPDNYLEYKNELKEKTAIHLQRSFGLWSKTAVENVIHKLVGIKTGDETNCNIDDVKEEYMDEALDILDTVGLKEKANHFAPVLSGGEKQRLVLARQLAKKPEILLLDEPSTMSSPKKRLETLDTIKRINEKYNTTVIVVSHQPEIQRYLADRVMLIFNGKVQDIDKSEIIIEKFLKDEEPIYPIKDMDRTKPIIKVNNLRKDFYLFKGGHVLTIDDVSFNVNKGEILSIIGPTGSGKTEILKMIAGLEQQDSGNIEILINDTWTSMDDYGENRMQIRKNMGFMHQEFALTPHTPVIEQLASKLSPKMDEIYEKARQKASEIGLSDEALDLLYQLTDLSRNEAIVKLEKLNLGPEILDLLFPSINQETVIEYVKPIFEALDLPLPLLTRQFIELSGGQQVRVAIASVLISNPDILILDEPFGDLDPVTLRIVANSLKKINEKLHTTIILVSHTMEFVEEVSTRTILINKGKLVNDGEPSTVTAKFLEIEGQ; this comes from the coding sequence ATGATAAAAGTAGAACATTTAACTAAAATTTATAAATTACAAGATAACAACAGGATAAAAGCATTAGATGATGTTTCATTTGAAGTATCTGATGGAGAAATATATGGTATAATGGGACTTAGTGGCTCTGGAAAATCAACAATTATGCGAATATTAAGGGGAGTTGAACCCTTTGATGAGGGATGTATTACTGTTGATGGTATAGAAATTACTCCAGATAATTACTTAGAATATAAAAATGAACTTAAAGAAAAAACAGCAATTCACCTACAACGATCGTTTGGTTTATGGTCTAAAACTGCAGTTGAAAATGTTATTCATAAATTAGTTGGAATAAAAACTGGAGATGAAACAAACTGCAATATAGATGATGTTAAAGAAGAGTACATGGATGAAGCTCTTGATATTCTTGATACTGTGGGTTTAAAAGAAAAAGCTAATCATTTTGCACCAGTATTAAGTGGTGGAGAAAAACAAAGACTGGTACTTGCAAGACAATTAGCTAAAAAACCAGAAATACTTCTTTTAGATGAACCTTCCACTATGAGTAGTCCTAAAAAAAGACTTGAAACATTAGATACTATAAAAAGAATCAATGAAAAATATAACACTACTGTTATTGTTGTATCACACCAACCTGAAATTCAAAGATATCTTGCAGATAGAGTAATGTTAATATTCAATGGAAAAGTTCAAGATATTGATAAGTCAGAGATTATTATTGAAAAATTCTTAAAAGATGAAGAACCAATCTATCCAATTAAAGATATGGATAGAACAAAACCTATTATAAAGGTTAATAACTTAAGAAAAGATTTCTATCTATTTAAGGGAGGACATGTTTTAACAATTGATGATGTGTCATTTAATGTTAATAAAGGTGAAATATTATCTATAATTGGTCCTACAGGTTCTGGAAAAACAGAAATTCTTAAGATGATTGCAGGACTTGAACAACAAGATTCTGGAAATATTGAAATACTTATAAATGATACTTGGACTAGTATGGATGATTATGGTGAAAATCGTATGCAAATCCGTAAAAATATGGGATTTATGCACCAGGAATTTGCATTAACACCACATACTCCTGTTATTGAACAATTAGCATCAAAATTATCTCCAAAGATGGATGAAATATATGAAAAAGCAAGGCAAAAAGCCAGTGAAATTGGTTTAAGTGATGAAGCACTTGATTTACTCTACCAATTAACAGATCTTTCAAGAAATGAGGCTATTGTTAAATTAGAAAAATTAAATTTAGGACCTGAAATTCTTGATTTATTATTCCCCTCTATTAATCAGGAAACTGTTATTGAATATGTAAAACCTATCTTTGAGGCATTAGATCTACCTCTTCCACTATTAACACGTCAATTTATTGAATTATCTGGAGGACAACAAGTTAGAGTAGCAATAGCATCTGTTCTTATATCCAATCCAGATATTTTAATACTTGATGAACCTTTTGGTGATTTAGATCCTGTTACTTTAAGAATTGTTGCTAATTCACTTAAGAAAATCAATGAAAAATTACATACTACTATAATTCTTGTAAGTCATACAATGGAATTTGTTGAAGAAGTTTCTACAAGAACCATTTTGATAAATAAGGGTAAGTTAGTAAATGATGGAGAACCTTCCACTGTTACAGCTAAATTTTTAGAAATAGAAGGACAATAA